Proteins encoded by one window of Arachis hypogaea cultivar Tifrunner chromosome 1, arahy.Tifrunner.gnm2.J5K5, whole genome shotgun sequence:
- the LOC112785228 gene encoding L-ascorbate oxidase homolog codes for MGLKGLVQLFCIVVTLVSVCLVQLKAEDAYKYFTWTVTYGTLSPLGTPQKVIMINGQFPGPQLDLVTNDNVVLNLINKLDEPFLLTWNGIKQRKNSWQDGVLGTNCPIPPNSNYTYKFQAKDQIGTYTYFPSTHLHKAAGGFGGLNVYHRSVISLPYPYPDGDFTLLIADWYKTGHKALQQSLDSGKSLSFPDGLLINGQAHTTLNGDQGKTYMFRISNMGLSTSINFRIQGHSLKLVEIEGSHTIQNMYDSLDVHAGQSFSVLVTLNQSPKDYYIVASTRFSRKVLTATALLHYSNSHSPASGPLPSPPAYHYHWSVRQARSFRWNLTANAARPNPQGSYHYGKITPTKTIVLANSAAIINGKKRYAVNKVSYVNPDTPLKLADYFNIPGIFSVDSIQSLPSNGPASAQIATSVIPNSLHDFIEVVFQNNENTMQSWHLDGYDFWVVGYGFGEWTPAKRRSYNLVDAVTRHTAQVYPNGWTTILVSLDNEGMWNLRSAIWERQYLGQQLYLRVWTAQKSLSTEYNIPANVLLCGKVNGHHHP; via the exons ATGGGATTAAAAGGGTTGGTGCAGTTGTTCTGTATTGTTGTGACTCTGGTGAGTGTGTGTTTGGTGCAACTGAAAGCAGAAGATGCATACAAGTATTTCACATGGACTGTGACTTATGGAACACTCTCTCCTCTTGGTACACCCCAGAAg gtGATTATGATCAATGGTCAATTCCCTGGGCCTCAACTTGACTTGGTAACAAACGACAATGTAGTTCTTAACCTTATCAACAAGTTGGATGAGCCATTTTTACTCACTTG GAATGGtattaaacaaaggaaaaacTCATGGCAAGATGGGGTATTGGGAACCAACTGTCCTATCCCTCCAAACTCAAACTACACTTACAAGTTTCAGGCAAAGGATCAAATTGGAACATACACATATTTTCCATCAACTCACCTCCATAAAGCAGCTGGAGGATTTGGAGGACTCAATGTTTACCATAGATCAGTCATCTCACTCCCTTATCCATACCCTGATGGAGATTTTACTTTGCTCATTGCTGATTGGTACAAAACTGGCCACAAg GCATTACAACAATCTTTAGATTCTGGAAAATCTCTTTCCTTCCCTGATGGTCTCCTTATCAATGGCCAGGCACATACTACTCTCAATGGTGACCAGG GAAAGACCTACATGTTCAGGATCTCAAATATGGGGCTATCAACATCAATTAACTTCAGAATTCAGGGTCATTCATTGAAGCTAGTAGAAATTGAAGGGTCACACACTATTCAAAACATGTATGACTCCCTTGATGTCCATGCTGGCCAATCATTTTCAGTATTGGTGACCTTGAACCAATCTCCAAAAGACTACTACATTGTTGCCTCAACAAGATTTTCCAGGAAAGTTCTCACTGCTACTGCACTGCTTCACTATTCAAACTCTCATTCACCTGCTTCTGGACCTCTTCCTAGCCCCCCTGCTTACCACTATCATTGGTCTGTCAGGCAAGCAAGATCCTTTAG ATGGAATCTGACAGCAAATGCAGCGAGGCCAAACCCACAAGGATCATACCATTATGGGAAAATAACTCCAACAAAGACAATTGTGTTGGCAAATTCAGCAGCTATAATCAACGGAAAAAAACGTTATGCTGTGAACAAGGTTTCCTATGTGAACCCTGATACCCCTCTGAAGCTTGCCGATTACTTCAACATCCCCGGAATTTTCAGTGTGGATTCAATCCAAAGCCTTCCTTCTAATGGACCCGCTTCGGCGCAGATAGCTACTTCTGTCATTCCAAATTCTCTTCACGACTTCATTGAAGTCGTTTTCCAGAACAATGAGAACACCATGCAATCTTGGCACCTTGATGGCTATGATTTTTGGGTCGTAGG TTATGGTTTTGGAGAGTGGACACCAGCCAAGAGAAGATCCTACAATCTTGTGGATGCCGTGACAAGACATACTGCACAG GTATATCCAAATGGTTGGACTACAATATTGGTGTCCTTGGACAATGAAGGTATGTGGAACTTGAGGTCTGCAATATGGGAGAGGCAGTATCTTGGGCAGCAATTGTATCTCAGAGTTTGGACTGCTCAAAAAAGCCTTTCTACTGAATATAATATTCCTGCTAATGTCTTGCTTTGTGGCAAAGTCAACGGACATCATCACCCTTAG